From the Juglans microcarpa x Juglans regia isolate MS1-56 chromosome 7D, Jm3101_v1.0, whole genome shotgun sequence genome, the window CTGAAGGTCACGAGCCGGCACAGACAAATTAAATGACTTGATCACTTTCTCCAGCATCCCTTTGTCCCCATCAGCATCCAAAGCCGCCTGGTAAACCTGCCAAAGCGGTTCAAGCACAAACTGAACAAACATAGGCCTTGCCTTATTTCCTCCACCAATTGCCTTCTTTCCCAAAATCATCTTTGTCTTCGGATTGAAATACCGAGGACCCCACAAAGCTTTCTGCAACGCAGCAGCACTTGCCCCAAGCTTTGAAGCATAGAACTCAGCAAACTCATGAATTCCAAAACCCCACCCATCTAAGGCACATACAAAAGCTACATTCCCCTTCTGGGGTTGAAACGTATCCTCCTCATCATCCTCCACAAACTCACTACTCTCCTCATCACCCGTGTCCCCTGACGGCCCTGCAAGCACCGCATCAACATCAGACAAATACTTCTCCGACTTATACCCGCTAACAATCCCATTAACCTCATGAACAATCCTTGCCAACCGGATATAGGCCTCCATTGGACTCAACCTCAACTCAAAAATCAACCTATCAATCTTGTTAAGTACCAAACATGGCGATAGCTTCTCTATCCAGCATTGCCTCAAAACAGCATGGGTTTGAATATGGACGCCCTCCACAGCGTCGACCAATATCAAGGCTCCATCACTTAGTCTAGCGGCAGTGGACACCTCACTACAGAAGTCCATATGGCCAGGGGAGTCTATAAGGTTAATAGAGTGGTTCTTGTAGTGAAGAGCAATGGAGGAGCTCTTCATAGTGATGGCACGCCTTTGTTCCTCGTCTAGATAGTCCATAAAGCGCAGGCGGCCCGCTAGCTTAGGGTGGAGCACGCCGCCACCCGAAGCGGCGATCAAATGGTCGGCAAGTGTTGTTTTGCCGTGATCAACGTGTGCCAGTATGCATATGTTTCGGATTTTCCGAGTCTCGGAATCGGGATCAGAGTCAGATTCACCCATTTACTTTTGTCTTCCCGAGTTTCTTCTGAAAACCAAATTCAGGGTCCTACTTTTCCCGAGGATTGaacaaaaaacataacaaattcaCAGAAACGAAATTTTCAGCGAATTGAACTCCTGCGTAATTAAAAATCACGAAATTGGAATTGTGTGCAACACAAAATCTCAATACCTTGAGCTCGGAGAGTTTTTCtgcccccctctctctctgtaaCACTGTTTTGTGGAGAAATTGCTCTGCTCCGTAGACGTAGGGTTGCTACAGAATCCGAATCCCATTTTTGGTTGGTGAGTACCTACGGGATCCGAACCGcctcatatatgtatatatagtaggGCTTTGTGCCCCGATTCgattagaaggaaaaaataaaaaaaagtagaaacaatgattttgttcaaaaccCGTTTTGATTTTGGtcgagatgagttgagaaaagttaaattttttataaataatagtgaattaagataataaaCGAAGTTTTATAGGAtttacccaaattaagtttacatgtagtaaaatattaaaatgagtttagatatatttataaaaagttaaaaaatattatgagccCAACGTGTAAAaatgtttgagttaaaataaatttaatgatttaagagttaaatatttagatattatattcatcttaaaattaaactgaattaaATTAATCTCAGCTCAATTTAAATTACAAACGAGACTTAATAAAGCTTTCTCTTGGTCTTTATCATGTATCTAGTTctattatttttggaaaaataaaattttgtgtcTTTCAATTAACAAGTGTTTTATAATCTGCACCCTAAATTACCAAAATTGACACTTGACAGTTTCAAACTACCAAAATGATTCATTGTACACTCTCTTAAGATCTAACCCTCGATTGTGTCATATAACTTATTTAATTACATTTCTCTTCAGAatttattggaaagaaaaattatattataagtttgtgtggataatatatagtaaaatatttatacgatataatttgatttgaaataattttttttaaatattaatcttataaattaaatcttaccatttaagtgacATACATAATGTACTCTATACaccgatttaaaaaaaaaaaataactcaattttAAAACCTTATGTGGTATCAAAAAGATTTTTGTACCCTTCAGTTAAAAGTTTTGGTCAACTTTTCATAGATGAATAAAATAGACTCCCTCacactaaattatttataaaaaaaattaatattaagtacaaatttcaaataaacaagCCACGAACATgcctttcattaaaaaaaaaaaaaaaagactccactaaaaaataaatggttttttttttacactttcatgataaattttatttaaaaacaaaactatacaaaacttatttatttgaaatttgtacaaCTTGTTAATCTTTTCAAAATGTTCCCGCGTCGATTTGGGATCACGGGACATCCGGTCAGAAGGGGCACTCTTCTCTTTATTGGCTTCAGATGCATATGGATGCTTAGAAGTAAATAACACTAATCTCTGGTAAGAGAAATGTGCTGTCCACTTCCTTACCATCCTTAATATATGCTTAATCCTTCCCATCATAATGAATATGATGATGCTATCCTGCTTTATAACGACCcggtttaataattttaaaatcaaaatattgataatttttattagagtTAAATTATATTCAATGGGGCATATTGAATTTGTCAACgagtgataaattattgaggttaattataagttttaattaggtttaataactaagttaaattttatttattatttattgaaacaGTTAGACTTATTTTCGAATTTAAATATCggctattagaaatttattttaatttaaaatcatcactaattaaaatttcttacaCAATTTCAGTCGCTCCCAATGTTACATTAAATGAATTACTAGAGTATATTTACAATTCTAGGATGCTCCATCTTAAAATTCCTAAACCTTACCTAACCCATATAATCCAATCACATGCACTATACGTGCACTTACCTCttcaagcctttttttttttttttttttttaatttatgccaAATGCTTGTGGCCTGGTTGGCATAATCTCCAGCCTCCAAAATAGAGATTTGGAGTTTGAAACCCACTcccccaaataaaaaaaaaaaagtgcctcgactttttgtttttaactcTCTTTTTACCTTTGACATGTCATAACCTCATCTCCCCTACCATGAAATACGGCAAGGCCACCATCGTCTCTTCATCCCTCTTAATCACAACCATTGTCGTCCCTCCATTGCACCATGATCGAATTTATGTCGAAAATGTTAGGAAGCAACACTATAatgtaagtagcttgatcataaaattAGGATTAGTATACGTtagttagttatatatattattattaaagtcagtTTTTTAGAAGACAATGTTTATGCaccacgcatgtcatgatatttgcaagcacgtcattcatcatatttcattccgcatattatagttatgtatgtattatgtatctCATGTATCTCACGTTTCATAAAACACGTAAGCTTTCGTAAGATTAAGTGCAAGATACACTCAGAACAGTTAATCAGATGACCATTCAAATGTATGATACTAATGCAGTTTTAGGATatatgtgcaagccacgaactcaagCATGGTCCACAATAGTATGCCAAAAGACTATTAGCAGCTGTTAGGGACCCCGATCTTGTCCCTATCACTAAGGTCCACGAGCTTgccttggtgaagatgatgaccgagtgatCTTGCTATATTGTTTGGCTTTCACCAAAGGAATGGTGTTTTAGTAATagaatgatgaagatgatgcgCTTGgataggctaagtgtttaggctaagacaaatcaatgtgggtggctagacttgttcttgagtggggtgccaagatgatggaggctaggaTTGAATGTAAGAGATGAGGTTAGGGTTTGTTCTTGGAGAGTGGCGCCAAGTTGATGGAGTGAGAGTGTTCTAAGAGTTGATTAGGGTTGTTTGATGCAATGGAGATGGCTTgggggttgcccttgatgtttaGGTCACTTGGATGGAAATTAGGGTTGGTAcagtgaagtgtagctagggttttgtggggtggttagggtggatttcgagatttggaatagttggcttagggttggagtttaggatgatgctagggtttgggaatgaaatggaagagtgaggctagggtttggtggctaaGATGGGTGGATTGAGATTGATTTGGTTTTAGGAAGATTGGCTAGATTTTGTTGGTTTAGGAGTGGGTATGGAAAGTTTGTAAGATGGAAGGAATCTTTGAGTGAAGAggggaatttgaatttgaattaagatgacaagtcaatagttgacttagagagattgtaggaagagtgatttaaggaattgaaaaaaatttgcaattctttaaattaagggatttggattgggatttgaatttgaataggGTAAGAGGAtggagagattttagggatgTGATTGGATGAatcaactttcctaaaatttAAGAAGTTACCAAAGAGGGACTCTTGATGGATGGCTAGATCAATGGATGATGGAGGCAAGACTCTTAAAAGGAAAGAATCACCTTATAGAGTcttgaggtggacggctagggcttATGTGGATGATGAGCTAATTATGGTAAGTGACAAAGATGAAAAGATGGGAGGCAAGATGGGTTCATCTAGGTCAATGGGTAAGATGAGGGAGTTGGCGCCTAGGGTTTTAGGGAAGTGATGGGGTAGCCGAATATGGTGAGTGGAAGATATatgctagggttttatggagaTGATGGAGGcaatataatttatgaaaagtggACTAGGGTAAACAATGAAGTGGTCGACTATGTGGTATGGAATGGATCAAATGGGTGAATGTGTGAATGAAGGTAATGAAGACTGGATGAGCACTATGAATTCTCAAGAACAACTCAAGAACAATTCAAGaacaatgcacataaaataataagatcaaatgatagaaaatggaaatcaagagatggaatgaaaaatactcataagattaatGGATTcttagggattcacgaattacaccctaaagatgaaaagaacaagatagattgaaccacacctattcacgaattgcaaggtgtgatcctctcttaagagattcacgtattgcacctcaaagagcccaagtgcctTAGCACCGAatggtgatctcaagaacaaaatagtctacccactagggaatttgccaaaaaatgtcaatgcaaagactaagggtcctatttataaggattacaacttggaaactCCCAATAGATcacttggaaaataaataattaaataaaaataaataataaaaataatatagttggCATAACCAAGTTGACctatggcatgcatgagcccatgggtgggtTAGGCTGGCCCATGGATATGGCTATTGGCATGTGGTTGACAGGGCCCTGGCATGGTCTGGGCACTGAGACTGCATGCTAGGGCTGCTGCCTGGGTGggctggcatggcccaggcaaggGCGCGCACTGGGCTGCCCGCGGAACTGCTCGAACTGCTCCGCGCTGTGCGCGCTCTGGATGTGCGCGCTGTGCTGCTGCGCACGCGTTGGACAGGCTGGGCGTGCTGCACGGGCTGGCCTGGTCACCAGCCTCATTGGGCATCCTGGGCATGTCTTGGCAGGCCCCGTGGCATGCCCATGGGGTTGCTGTGTGGCTGTCCAGCCTTGTCATGACATGACTAGTggcttggccatgggccacaaaACATGGAGTCCTACTATTCCCCTTGTGGTCGTGGGACGTGGGGCTAGTGCACAACTTCCCACACTGGATTAAGTGTGTTGGCTAATCAGATTAGTTAGATCAATAAGATCAATcagttaattcaaataaatcatttatgaataatataagCACCAGTATAATCAGTCATGAGTTTAATTCttagcatgaaatattttatgaaaactttatgttaagtatgttgatgttatgatgagtttcttactgaatcatcaactcattttagtttgtttttatatttttaaactaccataagttagaatatttatgaaagtaGAGCTACAGGATGAGACTTAGTTTAGGAAGGCGTGACAATGACTTAGATCATGTATAAgaattttaagttatgatttttatagcacagattttgaaaaattttaataaatacttctgCGCGCtttcatttatgatttcagcattttaatacaaaacaactctatttattataaagaatcATTATACTTAGCACTGtctttagaaaagaaataaatatatttttaagccAAGTTCAGTAGTAACACTCTAGCTTgtgaaatttcttaaaaatgactttattctTAGTCGGGAGAGCAGGGTGTTAATTTATCTCATCACATAGGTAATCCGGCCAGAAAGTTGAAAGGTCAGCCTTGGAAGTCAATCTGAAAGCGTGTTCCAATCACAAAACACTTATTGCAGGCTGAGCAAATCAATTCTAGAGCATTGGTGCAATGAAAATATGACAAACCTATCAAGTAGTAGGGTGTAAAAAAATTTGAGCAATATTTTGTACAGATTGATTACAGAAAATGTTTTAGTGTTTGGATACATTAGAGATGCTATAATCTGTGGCACGCAACAGCCCTGCACGATGAGTCACTGTCCAGAATCCACATACCCAACTCCTGAAGCCGCATCTGAATTATATTTAGACCTATCTCAGAAGACCAAAAAACCATCTTCTTCCCATCCCTTGTAGAAGATTGATTCACATTTTCGGTACCAATCTTTATGCCAAAGCTTGTCTCATCGAACCCCATAATCTTCTCACCCTTTTGTTCCAATAATTTAGCTGCTATGTAAACAAAACTAACTCCATCCCTGGACAATGCGACTTTCCTTGAGTTCATCATTGCTTCCACCTTGGATAATAAATTGCCAACCCAGAATTTCTCGGCAGAATATGAGCCTTTGACATATAAAAGTTCTAAGCTCTTCCCAACATAGAAATCATAGGTTGGATCAATGAAATCAAGAAACAATCCACTACTGAAGAAAAGCATGTTCCCATCCACCATCCAAGAATTATACCTATACTCCAAACACTTCTTGATTACATAGGCCTTGACTAAAATCTGCTTGTTCAGCTCTGCCTTGGAATATTGAGAAGGCATCGATTTGTGCTCTCtaacattactaaaaaattTGTCAGCATTTATCACCGGATGCCCCCTTCTTGCGAGATCAAGCAGGAAGTCAGATTCTGGGCCCACAAGTATGTAGTTCCAAATGTTTAGCCTCTCAAAGTGACATATGAAGTTTCTGGTGACCAATGCCGATACTCCAAAGAGGCTTAAAAAAATAAGGGTCTGCTGTTTCTGTGCAGCTTGAAGAACAGGGCCAAGTTCATCAATGCTCCCCACAATTCTTCCAGGACGTACTTCTCTGAAACAGAAATCAAACCATTTAAGATTACGCAAGGTTGGCATTTCCAAAAGACTGAAATCAAGGGAGTTTCCATCCAATAATTTAGAATCAGGCCCAGCTGTCTTTCCATAGTTAACACCAGCATCCCTGTGAGAGACACTGAGCGCACCTTCACGTAAAAAATTGGTGTAGATATTAAAATAACCACGGGaatgaataaatttaatgaACCAAGGAGTCCATATTCTCTCTCCCATCTTCTTGTACCATCCCGTTGTCACCTTCAATTTTAGATTCAATTGAGATATTGAGTCAGTACCATAGACATTACCAAGAAAGCTAGAAACCAACAAATATGAGTAGAACATAAATCTAATTACCATCCCATCAAGAAATGGCTTGATTCCTTTGACCTTATGTTTATCATACCACAACCTGAATTCTTTCCAAGGTTTTGGAAAGAGAAGTTGACCCCAAGTGCCAACTATCTGGTACAAGAAAAGTCGTGTTCTGCTATCCAATTGTATTTTGTTTCCATGTTTACCTGTATCCAACAACCAATTAAATCAGAGGTGTATAAGGATCGAATTTAAAAACCACGAGTCTAAGTACAAGAAATGTAACAAGGCCAATTGGTAAAATAACAATAACGCACAAACACAGAAAGAGAGGGGCACAGATATAATAATCTTCCATTTCAGGAAGAAAAGTCGACCACCACATTAACCTAAAACAAAAGTAACACGACTAATCAACCTGGTAATAAATGGCACACACTATGAAAGACCGAGTATACATGGAATTTCTTGGAGAGATTTTCAATCTtatcagctttttttttttttccttttttttttcgagtAGGGGTTGATAGCTTGGCACCTGGAGATGTAGGCGCAGTGCAGGGCAGGATGGACGAGATAAGAattcaagaataataaaaaagtaaaagccCAGAACTGACatgagagagaacaaaaaaatttggCTTTATCGTTTAGATAACAAATTGCTTCAACAATCATTCACTGGTTTCCTTCAGTCCCCTCTGTCATCTCAGTCAAAGAATTTTGGGTCTGATATTTTAGTTAACATCCCAGGTAACTCGTATTAGGAAGAAAGCTTAATTATTGAAGACAAAAACAAGAAGAGAAAATTACTTGTTTGGCagaccgataaaaaaaaaaaaaaaaaaaaaaaaaaacttgtttggCATGTATTTTAAGGTAAATCAGCCCATTTGGATTGGAACATAGATGACATGAGGGAGTCCTAACCCCTAGGAATAGACTCAATAAGGCTACACAAAGTAGCATGATAAAATCAAAATGAGAAAAACTCCTAAATTAGAAATCAACAGACAAAAGTCTTTTGACTACTTTTCAGATAAATATTATGCTATGTTCCTCATCGCTCTAGAAATACAAAGCTATCTAACAGATTTCTGAGTAATATGAATAcgggacaagtaaaataaatcTTTTCTCCACGTTGAAATCCAAAAACACTGTTTTAAGTAAGAATTCACTCTTGATCTTGTCACTCTGCTGATAAGATTCCCCCTTTTTTTCCCTGAGCAAAAGAAAAGCGAATTTAAGGCTTTCCCAATTAAACTTTCTAAACTAATCTATAAAACACCTCCTTCTCTATTTCTGTATTTACATTCAGTTTTCAGAACAATGAAGCGATCGATAGATATCAATCTCCAAACTAGACTTCTCATTCCCAACTTTAAAAATCAATCCCAAAGAGGAgaactattaaaataatattacctgGGACGAACCTTGGTCTCTGCAGTGAAACCCCGTAGATGGAGGGGCTAAAGTTCGAAGCGTTATAATAGAAATTCATGATCAATCTCATCAGAAATTTGTAATAGAGCGGCGACACCTCCAAATCGTCTTCGACCACGAAAGCGAACTCGTCGTCAGAGCTCGGCCACCAAGCCTCCAACCACTGCGCCTGCAACCCCGCATTCCTGGTCCGATAATGCACAATCTTTTCTCCGAACAACCACTCGAACGCATCCACGAAGCTCAGAATGCGATGCGAACCTTCCAATCCGAGGATGTCATTGTCTACGGGGGCAAAATGATCAATGTAGATATGGAGATGGACGCGGTCGGAGAGGTAGTCGGCAGCGGCAAGGGAGCGGAGGCAGCGGGAGAGCGAGTCCAGGCGGTTGAAGGCTAGGACCTTGATTATAAAAGTGAAATTCTGGGAATTGATAATGCCACGATTAGTGTTAATATTATGAGTTTGAAGGGAATGGATGAAATCGGGGTAAGGGTTAGGGCTAGGGGAGGAGAAGTAGGAGTGGCataagaagaggaagaagaaggcggagagggagagaaagagaagtgGGAGGAACTGCCTTTTCGTCCCCACCATTCTTGAGAGGTTCTGAGAGCTGTGCCGGAAGCTCGAATTGAGAAGAGGCGTTGGGAGGAAGcagagttgagagtgagaggAGAGTGAGGGGGAGCTACCATGACACAGAGAGGGAGCCTATCACAGATTCACAGCACACCTGCCaggttggaaattttttttttttttataacctaAACGACGCGTTTTGGATGGGACAGAATCAAATATTCATTACGAATTCGTTCTCAACCGCAACCCCACCCACCCCCCCGCCCGAGTCATTTGCCCTCTTCTGAGTCTTCTCCCCTCCCCCAAATCTCCCCTGACGACGGCGTCTGTGGCGTCCTCCACCGAAaaactctctctatctctcactcACAAACGCATTGACACAGTGACTACCTGACGTGTGGGTCTCAGGCACAGTTTTGGAGCTCGGTATTACACTGTAAGTTGGTTGTCCGTGTGCTTGCCTCTCTGTGTGCAAGTTTCTTTTTGTTCTATCTTTGTTTTTCTGATATTACAGTTGCCTCTGTATATGGattcatggtttttttttttttttcctgttactTGTTTGCTTATACGTTGATTTTTGTCTTGGCACATCATCTGTTCGACGGAAGTACTGAACCAAACACAACTTGAGATGGTTTACATATTTACTGTTTCGAGGGGACACTATGGCAACTTGTGAGGAcgttagagcattagcattggcttGATTAAAAGCCTAGCTAAAtgcaaaatatgataaatttcatcaaaatacaattgcattggattagctaaaggGATGAGTGGAAAACTTTGAGCTACATTAAATGGATGAgtttcttcaaatatgaagagttactgttcatcaagcaaatctattttttattcacggTTTTATTGGGCTTCATGAATTTTCCTCTCCGTgtgttttctctctccctttctctcttatTCTCGCTTTTGCAGTACACCTTCTCTGCtaggttcttcttcttcctcaacaGAACTACGCACCCCCCACCTATATATCACAATTGCTCTGCAAATCCGAGCCTAGTGACCATTATCAGATTGATAAAATGTCCGAGAGAGAAATGATTGGTGAAAAGAGagtttattttgggatttaggCTCTAGCCCAGCTGTTAGATGAGTTTATTTGGGGAAGAGCTTGGATTGGGTTTGGAATAAGTAATCAGGAACAAGGATGATTAGGTTCTATCTGGGATTGAGTTTGGGTCTATCTCATTGCAGGAGTGGCAGGGTTGGGGCACCACGTCTCCTGTACCAGCCATGGTCACGAAAATCATTGAGGAGTTGAAGGCTTTGGAGAAAGATATTGATGCCCAGATGAGCTTTGGCGGTAGTGGTGCCAATACAGATatttcaacatttttatttGGCTCTGTATGGTTTCTGCAGTGGCTAAAGAAAAATagccttttgtttttatttttttgtgaatttttagcTTTCAATATTGTTTCTTTCCCTACTTTTCTCAGCTACGAATTGGAGCTGGGTGTTGGAGAACACTCACTTTTCATTTTATGGGTTCAGAAAAACGGATGAATTAATTTGTTGATGTTACTTGTTTGTCTAATAATGTAcatataattagtgtaattgcaaaatatgaaaagaaaaattaaaaatattattattaaaaataatattatattattattttgatgaatctaatagtCAATTCAATGTGAGATTATGGATACAGAGGTTTGAGATTTATgaaaacatgtacttttcatcaaattttgaagataactttgatgaagccaatgccaatgctcttaagtCGCATTTTCAAACGTACGATAAATAAGCATTAGTAGTGGCAGTAATGACAGACCAAGATGGTCTGTATATGGTCTAGCATTGCCATTGCAGGGTGTTTGATGGGAAACCTGTTTGACGTGAAGaccatttttaattttcttttgtgtgtAGTTGGTTTGAGGTAGTTCAAGGGACTTATGAAAGCTAAATATCCtttatttcaaattcaaatcgaCACAAAACGATTTCAATTTGTTCTGCACTGACTTACCactaaaaaacaataaaaagtttATAGCTTGAAGCATCAAGGAGCGCTAGAGTATTGTTT encodes:
- the LOC121239162 gene encoding uncharacterized protein LOC121239162: MVGTKRQFLPLLFLSLSAFFFLFLCHSYFSSPSPNPYPDFIHSLQTHNINTNRGIINSQNFTFIIKVLAFNRLDSLSRCLRSLAAADYLSDRVHLHIYIDHFAPVDNDILGLEGSHRILSFVDAFEWLFGEKIVHYRTRNAGLQAQWLEAWWPSSDDEFAFVVEDDLEVSPLYYKFLMRLIMNFYYNASNFSPSIYGVSLQRPRFVPGKHGNKIQLDSRTRLFLYQIVGTWGQLLFPKPWKEFRLWYDKHKVKGIKPFLDGMVTTGWYKKMGERIWTPWFIKFIHSRGYFNIYTNFLREGALSVSHRDAGVNYGKTAGPDSKLLDGNSLDFSLLEMPTLRNLKWFDFCFREVRPGRIVGSIDELGPVLQAAQKQQTLIFLSLFGVSALVTRNFICHFERLNIWNYILVGPESDFLLDLARRGHPVINADKFFSNVREHKSMPSQYSKAELNKQILVKAYVIKKCLEYRYNSWMVDGNMLFFSSGLFLDFIDPTYDFYVGKSLELLYVKGSYSAEKFWVGNLLSKVEAMMNSRKVALSRDGVSFVYIAAKLLEQKGEKIMGFDETSFGIKIGTENVNQSSTRDGKKMVFWSSEIGLNIIQMRLQELGMWILDSDSSCRAVACHRL